A window of the Motilibacter rhizosphaerae genome harbors these coding sequences:
- a CDS encoding inositol-3-phosphate synthase, whose product MGSVRVAIVGVGNCASSLVQGVEYYKDADPEGRVPGLMHVQFGPYHVRDVEFVAAFDVDAKKVGQDLAHAIFASENNTIKFADVAPTGVTVQRGHTHDGLGKYYSQTIEESDEAAVDVVQALKDAKVDVLVSYLPVGSEVADKFYAQCAIDAKVAFVNALPVFIASDPEWAAKFTEAGVPIVGDDIKSQVGATITHRVLAKLFEDRGVQLDRTYQLNVGGNMDFKNMLERERLESKKISKTQAVTSNLQHDLGARNVHIGPSDYVQWLDDRKWAYVRLEGRAFGDVPLNLEYKLEVWDSPNSAGIIIDAVRAAKIALDRGIGGPILSAASYFMKSPPVQYADDVARKQVEEYILGNVER is encoded by the coding sequence ATGGGTTCCGTACGCGTAGCCATCGTCGGCGTGGGCAACTGCGCCTCGTCCCTCGTCCAGGGCGTCGAGTACTACAAGGACGCGGACCCCGAGGGCCGCGTGCCCGGGCTCATGCACGTCCAGTTCGGCCCGTACCACGTCCGCGACGTGGAGTTCGTGGCCGCGTTCGACGTGGACGCCAAGAAGGTCGGCCAGGATCTGGCCCACGCGATCTTCGCCTCCGAGAACAACACCATCAAGTTCGCCGACGTCGCGCCGACCGGTGTGACCGTGCAGCGCGGCCACACCCACGACGGCCTGGGCAAGTACTACTCCCAGACCATCGAGGAGTCCGACGAGGCCGCGGTCGACGTCGTGCAGGCGCTCAAGGACGCGAAGGTCGACGTCCTCGTCTCCTACCTCCCGGTGGGCTCGGAGGTGGCCGACAAGTTCTACGCGCAGTGCGCGATCGACGCGAAGGTCGCCTTCGTCAACGCCCTCCCGGTCTTCATCGCCTCCGACCCCGAGTGGGCGGCGAAGTTCACCGAGGCCGGCGTCCCGATCGTCGGTGACGACATCAAGTCGCAGGTCGGCGCGACCATCACGCACCGCGTGCTGGCGAAGCTGTTCGAGGACCGCGGCGTGCAGCTGGACCGCACGTACCAGCTCAACGTCGGCGGCAACATGGACTTCAAGAACATGCTCGAGCGCGAGCGCCTGGAGTCCAAGAAGATCTCGAAGACGCAGGCCGTCACCTCGAACCTCCAGCACGACCTGGGCGCCCGCAACGTCCACATCGGCCCGTCGGACTACGTCCAGTGGCTCGACGACCGCAAGTGGGCGTACGTCCGCCTCGAGGGCCGCGCGTTCGGCGACGTCCCGCTGAACCTCGAGTACAAGCTCGAGGTCTGGGACAGCCCGAACTCCGCCGGCATCATCATCGACGCCGTGCGCGCCGCGAAGATCGCCCTCGACCGCGGCATCGGCGGCCCGATCCTGTCCGCCGCGTCGTACTTCATGAAGTCCCCGCCGGTGCAGTACGCCGACGACGTGGCGCGCAAGCAGGTCGAGGAGTACATCCTCGGGAACGTCGAGCGCTGA